A single window of Colletotrichum destructivum chromosome 9, complete sequence DNA harbors:
- a CDS encoding Putative ribosomal protein uS5 domain 2-type superfamily has product MSKETFVIKTPSSSANIGPGFDVIGLALSVYLELHVTVDRSKTTSAEPLNCRLTYEGQGEGTDDISLDPSVNLITRVALYVLRCHGQRMFPVETHVHIKNPIPLGRGLGSSGSAVVAGVMLGKEVGHLDHLSLDRLFDFCLMIERHPDNVGASLYGGFVGTYLRPLKPEDVQRIEIPLSEVLPAPAGGVDTGETPPEPPHGIGHHIKFPWAKEIKAIAIIPDFQVPTHLAREVLPPHYTRPDVTFNMQRIALLPVALGTSPPDPELIHLAMQDKIHQPYRQTLIPGLGQIVESMSPSTQPGFLGVCLSGAGPTILALATSNFDEIADKIIKILKENNADKNVGCQWKILEPAEGTQVIR; this is encoded by the exons ATGTCCAAGGAGACATTCGTGATCaagacgccctcgtcgtccgccaACATCGGCCCGGGCTTCGAcgtcatcggcctcgccctctccgTCTACCTCGAGCTGCACGTCACCGTTGACCGCTCCaagacgacctcggccgaACCCCTGAACTGCCGCCTCACCTACGAGGGCCAAGGCGAGGGCACCGACGACATCAGCCTCGACCCCTCGGTCAACCTCATTACCCGCGTCGCCCTCTACGTCCTGCGCTGCCACGGCCAGCGCATGTTCCCCGTCGAGACCCATGTCCACATCAAGAACCCCAtccccctcggccgcggcctcggcagctccggctccgccgtcgtcgccggcgtcatgcTCGGCAAGGAGGTCGGCCATCTCGATCACCTCAGCCTCGATAGGCTCTTTGACTTTTGTCTGATGATTG AGAGACACCCCGACAACGTCGGCGCCTCGCTGtacggcggcttcgtcggcaCCTACCTCCGCCCCCTGAAGCCCGAAGACGTCCAGCGCATCGAGATCCCCCTGAGCGAGGTCCTGCCGGCCCCGGCtggcggcgtcgacacgGGCGAGACCCCGCCCGAGCCGCCCCACGGCATCGGCCACCACATCAAGTTCCCCTGGgccaaggagatcaaggccatcgccatcatccccgACTTCCAAGTCCCCACCCACCTCGCCCGTGAGGTGCTACCGCCTCACTACACCCGTCCTGATGTT ACCTTCAACATGCAGAGAATAGCCCTCCTCCCCGTGGCTCTGGgcacctcgccgccggacCCGGAGCTCATCCACCTCGCCATGCAGGACAAGATCCACCAGCCCTACCGCCAGACCCTAatccccggcctcggccagatCGTCGAGAGCATGTCGCCCAGCACGCAACCGGGCTTCCTCGGTGTGTGCCTCTCGGGCGCCGGCCCCACCATCCTGGCCCTCGCGACGAGCAACTTTGACGAGATCGCCGACAAGATCATCAAGATCCTCAAGGAGAACAACGCCGACAAGAACGTCGGCTGCCAATGGAAGATCCTGGAGCCCGCCGAGGGCACGCAGGTCATCCGATGA